A window of Triticum urartu cultivar G1812 unplaced genomic scaffold, Tu2.1 TuUngrouped_contig_2238, whole genome shotgun sequence contains these coding sequences:
- the LOC125526898 gene encoding uncharacterized protein LOC125526898 encodes MRQLKLAEPDHVRRQSTLRVSERAHTLALDRLSTFPHPKPSRPPPHHAAAAAGAAGRAHRGGAPPDPPRRAFRASAVCKPWRRILAGRRFRRRYREFHGTPPILGLFHQRVRFVPTSALLPAHSGLPDWFAMDCRHGRALFAHIGDDEKTLDLIVLDPVTGHQRRVPWPHDDWAKCSAAVLCAAQGCHHHSCQDGHFFVAFVVTKKKKVSLGWLYSSETRMWSNLNSLHHSNVKFTNDFGESSLLLGDALYFNGGRIMECQLGTLRLSSFEKPIDRYGILMIAEDGGLGFAAVVDVTNLTLWSREAGPEGAMGWTPLRVIDLKMLLPDVDLSIKSFETTEYIPTFGGAVYEFPCPRVSGFAEGTHVIFVTTSVGSYMVDLKTGRASKVSDPGRLFFPFMSFYIPAMEAASTGEGQ; translated from the exons ATGAGGCAACTCAAGCTGGCTGAACCGGACCATGTACGCCGGCAGTCCACTCTGCGAGTCAGCGAGCGCGCACACACACTCGCACTCGATCGGCTCTCCACTTTTCCCCACCCGAAACCCTCGCGTCCGCCGCCGCaccatgccgccgccgccgccggtgcTGCTGGACGAGCTCATCGAGGAGGTGCTCCTCCGGATCCCCCCCGACGAGCCTTCCGCGCCTCCGCCGTCTGCAAGCCCTGGCGCCGCATCCTCGCCGGCCGGCGCTTTCGCCGCCGCTACCGCGAGTTCCACGGAACACCTCCCATCCTGGGACTCTTCCATCAgcgggtccgcttcgtccccacCTCCGCCCTCCTCCCCGCCCATTCCGGCCTCCCCGACTGGTTTGCCATGGACTGCCGCCACGGCCGCGCCCTCTTCGCCCACATCGGCGACGACGAGAAGACCCTTGACCTCATCGTATTGGACCCTGTGACGGGCCACCAGCGCCGCGTGCCCTGGCCCCATGACGACTGGGCCAAGTGCAGTGCGGCGGTGCTCTGCGCCGCACAAGGCTGCCACCACCACAGTTGCCAAGACGGCCATTTCTTTGTGGCCTTCGTCGTGACCAAGAAGAAAAAAGTCTCATTGGGCTGGCTCTACTCATCCGAGACGCGCATGTGGAGCAACCTCAATTCTCTTCATCACTCCAATGTCAAATTTACCAATGACTTTGGTGAGTCTAGCCTCCTTTTGGGCGATGCTCTCTACTTTAACGGTGGTCGCATCATGGAGTGCCAACTTGGTACACTCCGCCTGTCGTCGTTCGAGAAGCCGATCGATCGTTATGGGATTCTCATGATAGCGGAGGACGGTGGGCTGGGATTCGCTGCTGTGGTGGATGTTACAAATCTAACCCTTTGGTCGAGGGAGGCCGGACCCGAGGGAGCCATGGGATGGACACCACTCAGGGTGATTGATCTGAAGATGCTACTCCCTGATGTCGACCTCTCCATCAAAAGTTTCGAAACAACTGAATATATCCCAACATTTGGAGGTGCGGTTTATGAGTTTCCCTGTCCACGGGTGAGTGGCTTCGCGGAGGGCACACATGTCATTTTTGTTACCACAAGTGTTGGTTCCTACATGGTCGATCTCAAGACTGGGCGAGCCAGCAAGGTGTCTGATCCTGGCAGACTATTCTTTCCCTTCATGAGCTTCTACATCCCAG CAATGGAAGCAGCTTCTACGGGCGAAGGGCAATGA